In the Magnolia sinica isolate HGM2019 chromosome 15, MsV1, whole genome shotgun sequence genome, one interval contains:
- the LOC131227056 gene encoding non-specific lipid transfer protein GPI-anchored 16-like — translation MEVIKGLLVVMILAIPMWSVSGQINSACTASMISSFTPCLNFITGSTGNGNGSPTTGCCSSLGSLVGSGSDCACLILTGNVPFQLPINRTLAISLPRACNMAPVPLACKASASPLPAPGPFQFGPPLPLPPRSSPDSSSPSPSPFPDASDLPPVAPPTSSVTPGVPGLRPVLTPNSASKLYNMNSPSLLVFVLGIVVLKYF, via the exons ATGGAAGTGATCAAGGGTCTACTAGTGGTGATGATCTTGGCAATTCCAATGTGGTCCGTCTCTGGTCAGATCAATTCCGCATGCACAGCTTCCATGATCAGTAGCTTTACTCCTTGCTTAAATTTCATAACGGGAAGTACAGGCAACGGCAACGGGTCTCCCACCACAGGCTGTTGCTCTTCTCTCGGTTCGCTCGTTGGTAGTGGCTCCGACTGCGCCTGTCTCATTTTGACAGGGAACGTCCCATTCCAACTCCCGATCAACCGTACACTCGCCATCTCGCTCCCACGTGCCTGTAACATGGCCCCTGTGCCCCTTGCATGCAAAg CCTCCGCCTCTCCTCTTCCAGCTCCAG GTCCTTTCCAATTTGGGCCACCTCTGCCTCTTCCCCCAAGAT CGTCACCAGATTCATCATCACCATCGCCATCACCATTTCCTGATGCAAGCGATCTACCGCCAGTGGCTCCACCAACAAGCTCTGTGACTCCGGGAGTGCCAGGTCTCCGGCCAGTTCTGACTCCAAATTCAGCTTCTAAGCTCTATAACATGAATTCGCCATCTCTTCTGGTGTTTGTTCTAGGAATTGTCGTCTTGAAGTACTTCTAA
- the LOC131227109 gene encoding non-specific lipid transfer protein GPI-anchored 5-like, with protein sequence MALKGIEVGLAMVLLVSLWAGTMAQSGCTTAIISLSPCLAYITGNTSTPSSSCCSQLSNVVKSQAPCLCTLLNGGGSSLGLTINQTQALALPGACNVQTPPVSQCNGAAGPTTTPTPPKETPATPSTPTVPSAPSVPSAPSTQTTPASSVPSGSGSKSVPSTGGDVSDAESITLSLALSFSLLFISAYASSLTAL encoded by the exons ATGGCTCTTAAAGGTATTGAGGTGGGCCTAGCCATGGTCCTTTTGGTATCACTGTGGGCTGGGACCATGGCTCAGTCAGGTTGCACAACCGCGATCATTAGCTTGTCGCCATGCCTGGCTTACATTACGGGGAATACGTCGACCCCTTCTTCTTCTTGCTGCTCCCAGCTCTCCAACGTTGTTAAGTCTCAGGCGCCATGCCTCTGCACCCTTCTTAATGGTGGTGGCTCGTCCCTGGGGCTTACCATCAACCAGACTCAAGCTCTTGCTCTCCCTGGCGCTTGCAACGTCCAGACTCCACCCGTGAGTCAGTGTAACG GTGCTGCTGGACCAACAACTACTCCTACCCCTCCTAAGGAAACACCAGCTACGCCTTCCACGCCAACAGTGCCGAGTGCACCATCAGTACCATCGGCACCATCAACACAAACCACTCCGGCCTCGAGTGttccttcag GAAGTGGATCTAAGTCTGTCCCATCCACTGGCGGGGATGTATCGGATGCAGAATCTATCACATTGTCTCTTGCTCTGTCATTCTCCCTTCTATTCATTTCAGCATATGCTTCAAGTCTCACAGCGTTGTAG